The Lewinellaceae bacterium DNA window CTCAAGAGAAAATAACAAGACAATACATCAACAATATTGGACTCAAACTTATGTAGATGGAAAGCGACTAATTGATATTCCGATATTTATTCTTACAAGTAATTTTACTTTTTCTGCGGCAGAAGCATTTGCATATAGCCTTCAATCGTTAAATAAAGCAACAATTGTAGGGGAAAATTCAGGTGGTGGAGCACATATGTGGACGGGGAAAATAGTTACCAATAACTTCTATGCTCATATTCCTTTTGCAAGACCCGTTGACCCGAGAACTAAAACAAATTGGGAAATAACTGGAGTGAATCCTGATGTAAAGTGTGATGCAAACCAAGCACTTGTTAACGCACAAATAGAAGCCTTAAAAGTTCTAATGGCAAAAGATTCGGCAAATAGTTCAAACTACCAATGGCATATAGATGGCTTGAAACCGCAGCTTACAGAGTTGAAAATTGATTCTGAGAAGTTAAATACTTATGTTGGAGATTATGGCAGCATAAAAATTTTATTCAATAACAATAAGCTTTATTTTGATTGGCGTGGAACCAAAAGTGAAATGATTCCTTTAGCGACTAATTATTTTATGACTAATGAGTTTAATTTTTTTCGCATTAAAATAGTAGAACAAGACGGGAAAGTAGTTGCATTGAAAATTATCAACGACAATAGTACGGAAAGGGAATTTGCTAAGACAAAATAGAAAAAAACTACCGCTAACAATGTATATAAAAAATAGGCGAAACAGTAATAAACTCAAGGCTTTTGGCTCGTATCAAACTTTGTGCTTAACCGAAAATTTGGTGCTTTGTAACCGCCTACTTTTCATATACTAACCGTTAGCGCGCATATTTTCATGAAACAGATCTCACAAATATTTTTCGGACTGTTGACATTTCTAATGGCATGCAAAGTGGACAAGAAAAATGTGACTGATCAATTCCCAATTCCTGACCCTAGGCTCGTGGACTATGACACGTCAGACATTAACATTAAACGAGCAATTACAAAAACTAAGGACTACTTAGCAATAAAGGAGACAGATGTAAATCTTACCGACTTCTATCTTGATAGTTTATATGTTAAGAGGGACACTATTGTTCTAATGATTAATCACATTGACGCTTATGAGATTTGGCGAGCCATGAAGGAGGATGAAAAAAGACAAAAAGAAATGGAGGCAAGAGGAGACGCGTTAATTGAAATTTATGTTCCACCGACAGGAAATTGGTCTGGACGAGACAGAGCAATTTTATATTTAGTAAAAAAGGACTCTATTATTGATGTTTTGTACCAATAGAAAATACACCACACAACAAAGATGGGTGTTGACAAACTCCTAAGTTAAAAACTGTCTACAAATGACTGCTTTTTCGAATATTATGCTATGCAAGGAGTAAAGAAATATAAGCCAAAGCTCTTCACGAACTTCTTCTTCCCGGATATTCCGCCAGTGGTCGGGTGGGCTATCCGAATGACAATTTCTACAAGGTCCTGAAGAGCAAAATAGATTTAAACTTCAGTTGCAAGGAGACAAAAACGATCTATTCACCTACAGACAAGCCTTCGATGGTTCAGTCGTATTCCCTGCCAGTTCTTCAGGCTGCTTCAACGCTGCTATCGATCCCAACAATAGGTGTCATAAACCAGACCAGGCTACCAT harbors:
- a CDS encoding S41 family peptidase → MKQILTLTLLLIGILTFGQSQSVSIDKKEKEQVIDSLSILLSNYYIFPEKIPPTISLLKVNYKKGVYDKINDPNEFADKLTFDVISITNDKHFRIAFDPETVDEERKYKANSSASTSEKDRTTNFGFDQVKILNGNIGYINLKGFYDLSYSSAPLNAAMNFVANSDALIIDLRNNHGGASDLGPYFSAFFFKEPQLLYDFYSRENNKTIHQQYWTQTYVDGKRLIDIPIFILTSNFTFSAAEAFAYSLQSLNKATIVGENSGGGAHMWTGKIVTNNFYAHIPFARPVDPRTKTNWEITGVNPDVKCDANQALVNAQIEALKVLMAKDSANSSNYQWHIDGLKPQLTELKIDSEKLNTYVGDYGSIKILFNNNKLYFDWRGTKSEMIPLATNYFMTNEFNFFRIKIVEQDGKVVALKIINDNSTEREFAKTK